In one window of Candidatus Hydrogenedens sp. DNA:
- a CDS encoding 1,4-dihydroxy-2-naphthoate polyprenyltransferase, whose product MTSTKLPSILKILFLTARPKTLGASIAPVIMGTAIAVRDGHFHAISAICSLLGAVLIQILSNYANDYFDFVKGADRENRVGPTRATSAGWLTPKQMQLALAILVITSLLPGGYLIYRGGLPILTIGAVSLILAFAYTAGPIPLAYLGLGDLFVFVFFGPVAVMGTYYVQSFQVSLHGLLVGFSAGCLSVAILTVNNYRDVENDAVVGKRTLAVRLGKKFAQIEYITMLLMSVVVIPLILAFNEGGQKDVLLLIVLIIPSLFLIRAMFRLKGSELNLLLANTAKLLLLYSILFSILWIY is encoded by the coding sequence ATGACATCAACAAAACTACCATCAATTCTGAAAATTTTATTCTTAACTGCAAGACCCAAAACATTAGGAGCAAGTATTGCCCCCGTTATAATGGGAACCGCTATCGCAGTTCGAGATGGACATTTCCACGCAATTTCTGCTATATGTTCCTTATTAGGTGCAGTACTAATTCAAATATTATCTAACTACGCTAATGACTATTTCGATTTCGTAAAGGGGGCTGACCGTGAAAACCGTGTAGGTCCAACACGTGCAACCAGTGCTGGTTGGCTTACTCCAAAGCAAATGCAGTTAGCATTGGCTATTCTTGTGATTACATCTTTACTCCCTGGAGGGTATTTAATTTATAGAGGTGGTTTGCCCATTTTGACCATTGGTGCGGTTTCATTAATTCTTGCTTTTGCCTATACCGCAGGACCAATACCCCTTGCTTATCTGGGTTTGGGAGATTTATTTGTCTTTGTATTTTTTGGTCCTGTCGCTGTGATGGGAACCTATTATGTTCAATCTTTTCAAGTCTCATTACATGGGCTTTTAGTAGGATTTTCCGCAGGATGTCTCTCAGTAGCCATCCTTACAGTAAACAATTATCGTGATGTTGAAAATGATGCTGTTGTCGGCAAACGAACACTTGCAGTTCGACTCGGCAAAAAGTTCGCTCAAATCGAATATATTACGATGCTTCTTATGAGTGTTGTTGTTATTCCTCTCATTCTCGCATTCAATGAAGGTGGGCAAAAAGATGTGCTGTTATTAATTGTTCTTATAATTCCTTCTTTATTCCTGATAAGGGCTATGTTTCGCCTTAAAGGTAGTGAGTTAAACTTACTATTAGCCAATACAGCGAAATTGCTGTTGCTATACAGCATCCTTTTTTCTATATTGTGGATTTATTAA
- a CDS encoding adenine phosphoribosyltransferase, whose amino-acid sequence MDLKKIIRNVPDFPKPGIQFKDITTLLLNPEAFHYAIDCFVQHYRPMNIQAIVAIESRGFIFGSAIAYLMNIPLVLARKKGKLPYEKISESFALEYGWDTIEMHIDALKEGQRTVIIDDLLATGGTASAVKNLIEQLNAIPVEAGFVVELPALKGRDALTPLPVFSLVQYDDL is encoded by the coding sequence ATGGATCTGAAAAAAATCATTCGCAATGTGCCTGATTTTCCCAAACCAGGGATACAATTCAAGGATATAACCACTCTACTCTTGAATCCTGAGGCATTCCATTATGCTATCGATTGCTTCGTGCAACATTATCGACCCATGAATATTCAAGCTATTGTTGCTATTGAGTCTCGTGGATTCATTTTCGGCTCTGCTATCGCTTATTTAATGAATATACCTCTGGTTCTGGCAAGGAAAAAAGGAAAACTTCCGTATGAAAAAATATCAGAAAGTTTTGCATTAGAATATGGCTGGGATACAATCGAAATGCATATTGATGCATTAAAGGAAGGACAACGCACAGTTATTATTGATGATTTACTCGCCACAGGTGGAACTGCATCTGCGGTAAAAAACTTGATTGAGCAATTAAATGCAATCCCAGTTGAGGCAGGCTTCGTAGTCGAACTCCCAGCTCTTAAAGGCAGAGATGCTCTTACCCCTCTCCCCGTGTTTTCATTAGTGCAATATGACGACCTCTAA